In the Corynebacterium jeikeium genome, CCGATTCAATGGAGTTAACTAAGAGTACCGGAGTGACATAGCGCAAATACGCTCTTTGCAACGACCACCAGGAACTGCTCCAGCGAGACGAACAGCGCGGATGAGGGATTGGCGCTCTCCACGACGGCTCCGGTCAAGAAGCCCGGCTGCGAGGCCTCGAACTCGAAGCCCGCACAATCCAGAACAGAGAACCAGATAATCGGCACAATTCTCGGTAAGGCGATGACGCCTCCGATGAATTCGTGGGCTTTCCGAACGCGAGAAATGGGCACCACAAACATGCCCGCGAACGGCGACCAGCAAATGGTTCAC is a window encoding:
- a CDS encoding BCCT family transporter, which gives rise to MCWSPFAGMFVVPISRVRKAHEFIGGVIALPRIVPIIWFSVLDCAGFEFEASQPGFLTGAVVESANPSSALFVSLEQFLVVVAKSVFALCHSGTLS